Within Planococcus citri chromosome 2, ihPlaCitr1.1, whole genome shotgun sequence, the genomic segment AGGGAAGTGGGCAAGTCGAACAGTTTGCCTCGATATcctgcatttttttaaagtttgtgAAATGCaatcgtcatttttgaaaataagatgaAGAGGAACTTCcttgaaccaacctgcagttgacttaatagcgtgtttaaattggattgcagcgtgaGTTTCCACAATCCAACTTCATTtgtcattttgatgaaattttgtggaaatttcaagtttcaaaaatgttctggaggctccagaactgctcaaaacgggttgaaattgtttccaatcgatttggcaggtcgaaaataaggtatgtcccaaatttcagctttatagctcaatttggtaaaattttgatttttttctcatttttggcccaaatttgattttcaaaaattcaccaaaaatcgaaaaatatgtatattccAACTGAACTGACCatccttataggaaatttgacgtagaataattttagttcaatcacttttttccctccgagcCTTCATTTCGAccatatagccgaaaaacgtagattgacaaaggttaatgaccttttgcgggggtagcagacaagttgcagtgtgcaacattggtcaaaatattttcgagtttaCCGTGAAttgagttcacgttttaaattgctgattttcattttttaaaactattttcatgaaattgacaactttacccctcctcagtaagggtgaaatcgccattttgggaaaagctggactggtcatgctgataggaaatttagcgtagaacaatttttgttcgaacatttttcctttcggacccttcattttggcgatacagccgaaaaacctgtatcggcaaaggttaatgacctcttgcgggggtagccggcaagtgggagggtgcaacttttgatgggttgttttagagaccaatctgaacaaataatgtgacaTTCAGCTTGCCtctaattttttcgaggttcaactaaaaattttgctaaaatgactggactataaGGTTCATTCCTGGTCAATTCGttcaagaagtggtaagggggtctgcgatttttttgaaatttttccagtaaaagtaccttttgaagggatgactaATGGCGCGAATCGAAGCCCTCTagcctttttttaaaggctgctagggagtgtcaaagttttcggtgaacttgaaatatcatctatttcagcagtggattactggATAACCACGAAACCTActgaaatggaactttttctaatagttagaggttttgaaaagctttttggtgatatcataaaaatcagtgttgccacttttttcgtacgaaaaacttgcttgaaaagtttcaaaacgtactgaaaaaaatatattatggacaatttttcatgctgaacaaacGTATTAAAGAATGGGGGTGGAATTATTTGGtgaagttgatttgaaaaaattaaaagtttccaAGAAATGTGATTATTtggtttaaaacatgaaaaaaaattttgattggtgaagttgacccatttgaccccaattttCACGTATCCGTTGAGAAAgtttgaaaaccccctttcactcgatgaaatgaacgaactaatcacaaaaaatctaaattctgagtgaattgaaaaaataaacgaattttcatttttttttttttgctatgagtgtaatttttatcaactttttcatgaaatacgccagaaagaggtcaaaataagacaactgaataaatttaaacttttttaaatgtttggaattgaaaattgaattttttcgaattttgatttttttgtgatgcatatttcatcgagtgaaaaaagggtttcaactttttcaacggatacgtaaaaataggggccaaatgggtcaacttcgccaataaaaacttttcttaatgttttaaatgacaaaaaaaaaccatttttttcgcaaacttttaattttttaaaatcgacttcacgaaataatgccatcccagtTTTTTTAATAcggttgttcagcatgaaaggttgtccataatgtatttttttcagaatttttgagagtcgaaacgatatgaaaactgcgttttgaaacgtttcgagctaatttttcgtacaaaaaaaagtggcaacactgatttttatgatatcaccaaaaaacctttcaaaaccccttACTATTGGAAAACGTTCCATTTATTTGGTAGGTattatcgcggttatcgagtaatccactgctgaattGGATGATATTTTGAGTTCACTCATGAAAACTTTGGCACCTCCTATAGCACCCGTTAATAACGGGCTAGAGAACTGCGTTTTGCACCATTAATTACCTCTTGGGAAGATCTTTTCGaaggaaaaatgtttaaaaaatcgccgacccttccaccaccacttcttggtcgaattgacgtggaatgacccaagagataaaacacacacacacacacacacacacacaaacaaacttgactttgaaaaaaaaaatgaaaacttccacgtaaatataattaaaaatatgataGGAGAGTGGTCCATGTAAGTGCATTCTGTTGAAATAGATAAAGTCTTTATATTGAATGATGAGTCATCGGTAGTCGGTTTGACGTTCGAGTCATCGGTAGTCGGTTTGACGTTCGACTCATCTGTTCGATTCGATAacgtgtaggtatttttcacaTCCTGTCATATTCGTTGCAATATTGAAatacttgattatttttttgcattcatcgttgaagaacaaaaattaccagcagaAATGGCtctagaagattttttttgcaatccatATTCTTTGAAATATGGTCCTTACTTTACTTTGATTCTAAACTTGGTAAGTAAAAGTGAATAAATTATTAACTTTTAtgaagttttagaaatttttcgagaaaaaatagaTTAGTTCTCAATCTCATCTGTGAATATGAATTTTACATTTCAGATTCTTGGAGTCACTTTTTTTGTCGCTGAAATTGTATCCTTGAAAggtaaaattttcgtaattttaatcaAGTTACCAATACCTATACATTAGGGAGGTGCATGAACTTGACTCCCACAGAATGATGTGCTTCGTATAAATATATAGATACATAGACTGATCATAGGAGTTATTTAGCCTTAATATATGTACctgttgtttgaaaattatcaaatgtgaaaattatttcaagtatgATAATTGATGTGGTGTAcctaacatttttcaatttcaggaaACTTTACGTTTACTTCAGTAGCAGTATTAGTATTTGTACTTCTTAGAACAGTTTCAAGTGTAATGGGGCTTGTGGGAATTGAAATGGTAAGTACTTACgtaatgtgaatatttttttattttacgtatAGGCATCGTACGTATGTACctcataggtataggtacctactcaattacTCAGTCTGAAAATGTTTTCCTACTAACCCAATTTCATGGAGACCTTCacttcgaattgaaaattacctactcagaaatttttttatcctgGAAAAGACTGTGTAGGTACATTGTTGAAGGTCTGCatgtttggtaaaaattttctaatattttcaCAATTCATATCCTCaaataggtaggttaggtatgtACATTAATCCAACTTTTACAACACCTACTCATCTGAAATAATGTAACAATCTAATATATGTAATAATTATGTGTATGAATTTATGTTCTACAGATTAGGGCGAACCTTCTGGCTCCTATTCTTTTCCTGGAAATTATCTACATCGTCGTATCAGGTGTTGTGTTCATTTTGTTCCTTTTCTCGGGTAAATTTTCTTTATCGGTGATACTTGATGATTTTGCGAGTCAACATCATGGTGCCTTTGTAATTCTGTTTCTTATGGGTCTAGGTAAGTgattacctattattattattattattattacctactaTTTTGTTGAGTGAGCGATTCGTAGATtgtatcaagtaggtacttactacttagttAATACCTACTTCacaataaagttgaaaaaaatatataatcacaatggcagatttttagaatttttaaaaactagccAAATAGGTATTCAGAAATGTAGACAGGtactcaattttctaaaattttggtctCGTAAATTTCAAGAAGTGCTCCCTAGAGTATCTCAAACCCTAGATATGTAACATTAAAGTGGATCGCAAAAGAAACAATatcggaggattttgaccaaattcaattgaaactttcattttgagttgcaaatcacttggaaaaattatgaGCTCCAGAGTGCTCTTGTAGGAGAGAAATTGGTCCTCAaagagaggaaattttcaaaagaatcgtgtttttttcactctaaCTCTTTCACAActgttttgatcaaaatgaccCAGCttcaaaagatagtatttgcGCCACTTTGAGGGTTCCATTGatcagttggaaatttttaaattgcttatttttgggtacctACCTCAGTTAAGTAATTTGTGTTttaatcttcttttttttttcaaaatgtcgaaaGATATCAATTATTATTTCCGAAACGGGGAGAATACTTTGGAATGAAATGGtgccaactttttggtaatttggtacgaatttcagaaaattgagaTAAATATCTAGAAACTTTATCAAACTTTTTCGGTCTATTGAAGCTtaccactgaatttggtcaaaatgctTTTTTTCTAGATCCACTTCGTAGGTATTCGTACataggtactctctaaatttaaagcagtcaaatttcactgcttagcagtcacgacattttgcctttttaaaccagtagttttttttactgcaaaacagtgaaaaaaactactgctttaaaaaggcaaaatgtcgtgactgctaagcagtgaaattgactgtttcaaatttagggagtatacatttgaaaaaaattgttcaagaaattggtggagttgaaaaattcaacgtgaaaaactgcattattttttccaattattttgtcAAGGAGAGGCGATAAATTGCATGTAAGatcaaaaaaacatcttcacTGATGCctctgaaaattcaactttgaatcaTGGGGCAAAATCAGATGCATTTTAATTATCCTTctaaagtatgtacctaccttataGCTTTTGAGACActctatgtaatttttttgaatttcttcaatttactTATGTATTGGAGATTTtaaaggtaggtaataggtatcttaAAATAGACTAACTcacttatacttacctaatggCACATTTTTGTTTATGTTACAGGACTTTCCATCTATTCTTTTATCATATTGGTTATTGTACATGCGTTTGGAGACAAAATGTGCATGATTTTCGGCCGCGTATGCAATAGAAAATCTGCTTCTAGTACAGATGTGCCTTTTTCAGCaaagtaattttgatgaaatgaaaagtgaaaagttcattgaaaagtgtgaaaagtaaattgtGTGAGTtccattttaaagctctctataaaagcttcaaattgatgtaagtATGTTTTGCCAATctgaaacacacaaaaaaacaaaatcatttttttcacctacttaatCGAGTAGTGGTAGTTTTGggcctttctagagcctctaacatttttaagtttttcagttttgaaaaaaatgttatgaaaaatatcaaaaatgggtgctgaattgccaaggtggaggagtggagagagtgaaacttgatatttgcattatcaatgaggtcagtgatctctgatgagtaaattgattggtcactcgcttttttttttttttttagtaaaaactaaaaagtgaaatgaaaagtaggaacttttcttttcaacttttcattgaaagaaaagtagaggaaaaggtacaattatggacccaggtacaaatatggaccccccatggtttagtgtacaaccactagcgctatggtcatgctgggtactaaaaattacactagtagtgtagtatcgatgatccatgtacttatttcggatccatgcaaacttgggtgtctctcaccagcaattgttttttttgcgcattattttcttcccaatggaaaattttacaagtttttcattcagtaatttatcaacttcaaataaagtttggaaaaaaaattattagggaagtaagtagcttagcttacaatgtgtactttcaaaatatactttcatatttgtctgtacttcaactgattttcataatttttctcatttttcataaactgcgccgatttttttcatgggtataaatatggacccctaaatttttttacctaattttgattcaatattttttagaatgtcgagaaaagtgttactaacaaagaagacaagtccaaagtgtcgaaaatggaaccatgattttttgatttttcataaacttagccaactttttgcatgggtataaatatggacctctaaatttttttcatctaattttgattcaatggtttttagaataccgagaaaagttttattaataaagaagacaagtccaaagcatcaaaaaacatctttaaataaatttttgttccactttctgaaatttttattcttttcttgagggggtccatatttgtacccgagtccatatttgtacctttttacgtcacttttctaaattttaaatttctccatgagttttcaaaaaaaaaaaaaaattcttacacaatatactagagtctttggcctttcaaATGGtaggtatattcgaaaaaaaattttgataattttttctaccctttaaagccaaaaagctagagggggtctatatttgtaccttctcctctacttttcacttttcacttttcacactgCACATCTCTAGGCCAGTATAATAATtagcttgagtaagttgttACTTTGTAATTGATAAATAAACGATACAAATAGCAACTGAAGGAATTCTTATTTCATAAGATAATTATCTCTTGGATGAATGTCTGTGTTGTGTTATGTAAATACACTCAGTGTccgaaaagtaggtaacgaggtggtaagtcgccaggtaccTGCGAAGCTAGTAaaagctaggtactgctaggCCCCAATAGGTAGCTAGCACATGTGACAATCCTGCACTGGAGATGTGCGTAATGTGCAGGTAAAATCTATCTCCACACATGCTCGACTATTCTATGGTAAGTAAGAAGACATTTGTGCACATTTTCCCTTTCGTTTGAAAACGTATAACAAGGGACATTTGCGCACActtaatgaattttcatcagtggttcccaaacgaaagaatattttatttaagcgagcattaaaataaaaaaataagttcgtATTCGTACTCAGTGACCTCAAaattgatatatcactcgactttttcacgatttttcaaaattttgactcctttttttgaggcacagagggacattgaggggttggacccaaaaaataagttcattcaTATTCGTTCTCAGGGACCACGAAAACATACCGTTCCATAGTATCACACAacttttcagaataatttttcaaaattttagtccCTTTCTTGAGGCACACTCACACAGAGTGGCTTCGAGGCGTTAAAACCAGAAAATGGGtgcatactattcgatataccGCACGTCCAAATTCGTTTATCAAATAagtatatgattcagttgtgtgttacttgaaaaatcaagaaccCCCCCCCTCACCAATCCCtggggagggttgaagaccaatcgaAGGTAGTTTGATTTGTAGTTGGGTGACTagttttgtcaacattttggaaacccctgaCATAAAATAAACATTGTGCGCAAATGtcctgttttccaaaaaaatccattaatcATTTCTTGTCCTATTGTTATACCTAAAACTGTGCGCAAATGTCCTATAGCCTATTTTATTTTAAGGATCTTATTCAGCAACAAAAGGCTAGAAGAAGCTCTATGTTATGACAAACTTAAGACTACTGCAGTAGTTAAGGAGGTACTCTACGATCAGGTGCaagatatgcaacccgcaacaCACGCAACGTTGGCTCGCGAGTACAGTACAGGGTGGGTAATGCTGTAGGCGGGGTGAGGAGGGAAACTGGTTCGCGCACACGTGGTGGAATGCTGGCTTAGGTGGCGGGGGTGAGGGAGGATATTAAATTAATATTGATTgacgaattaattaattaattaaattaaaacacTGGTACATATCAATATGATCGAtcaattaattaaatatttcattgaTTCAGAATAATTATCACAATTGATttctttaattaaaatattcataatcGATTTTGCCAATTACGATTATATGGGAACAAATGGAAATATCAACCCCcctctgcccccccccccttcatatAGATGGactgattgattgatttcttcaattgaaataattatcagTGATTTTAATCGTAGGTATGTACAGGCATTATGGATATAGTAAATTAGTACTAGactttttctattcttttccaTATCCTTCCACCCAAGCATCAATATCTTAAATGCCTACAATATTCAGATGTTTCTAGACTGAATAAGAATTCCTTAAAAGACAAGCCTTTGGTCAACAATAGCTACAGACATGTGTCGCCACTTTATACATtagaaaaaaagtcattaatCTTTCTTGTTCTTCTAGAAATGTGTGATGTAGAAGTACAAAGAAATTCTGTCTTGGAAAGATCTGGAAATGGAAGAAAGTAGAAAGCAGGTATACTTTGAGAACAGGTTTTCTGTTTCCAAGGGAGGGTATATGGAGAAAGAGCTAGAATGTAAGGGTGAGATTTTAGAATCCATATAAGAAAGTAGTTGGTCAGTGGAGGTTTCAGTTGTTCATTTGTgcattcgtgattttttcaaagagtttATTCTGCTAGTGCTGTGTGATTCTATACTTTTTCTGTACTGTGTATCtgtgtgtttatttttcaaatcttttgaatgaacatatttttcaaaattgtgtactgtgtactgtgtactgtgGAATAAAGTGAAGTGAATCGTCAAAcgtaaattattcgcgaactgtttcaattttttttgtggtaaatatttcgcttttcaaaaatggaaagttcgaaaatttttggcgagttggaCAATCCAGTTAATGAAGAAGAAATGTCCAAGGTATTGGAGCAAATTTCTCACAGCCCTTTACCTGTACTCCAAGCAGACGAAGTGCATGAAATTTTATCTCCTGTTGGTGCTCCAGGGCCATCCAATCCTATACAGCCTGTTGGTTTACCAGGACCATCTAATCGTATGCAGCCAGTTGGTaagtttttgtctttttttaaaaaaaatttatgcttgAAGCTATGCaaagtaaatacctacatacgagttCGAAGATCATTTTGCTCAAAGTAAAATTAGGCAGGGAGgtggtgtaaaaaaattattaatttctttcatttgagaaaaaaaacaaagcaaaataggtatatatttttttttttagaaattttttttgcaaacacacTCTGAGGTCATTCATTTCTAACTCTACAcagaataattcaaatttaaaaatatcaccaattcaaaataatttttctcacattttttaaaattgagtaaaaaatatcTGTTCTGAAAAAGagatttggcaatttttttttttttcaaagtataaaaaaaaaacaaacaagtgATTGAATGCATGTGTGGCTTTATGCTTGCCTAATTAAATGCTTTTTAATCTAAGATTTCCCTGCCCCTTTCCCCTTTTTGCTGttgtaaaaaatctaatttctttctctttttttttttaaacagagcTTCTTGATTTACCCCctgaattaattttcgaaattgttagTCATCTCCCTGGGGCTTCTATTGTGATGTTGGCACAAGCAAGCGATTATCTATgtgaaattattgttgaaaaatttgaaaaaatttggaatgaaaaatttttggaaaaatatgacgaaattaaaaactttattCGAGCACacctaaaagaaaaatttaaacaattccTGATCAGCTGCCTGCATTTTAACAAGGAAACAATCAATGTAATAGAAGTTCTTAAAAAAGCAAAGTAcatcgaatcaaaaaattggcaagatTATACACAAGATGATGTTGTTCACGTATTTTCTCTTCCACAATTTTACACTGAAACAGATTTAATTAGAGATTATCAAAAAGAGGGAAGGGCAGAGgacttgcaattttttctgctaGAACCATATTTTGACAAATGGAAATTGAGCCAAGCCATCCACAAACAACTAAACCTACCAGTGTTATCTTGGGAAGATTTTATCGAAGATATGTGCTCCAACTATTTTGAGGCAACTTCACTTGAGAGCTGGGGGGAATGGTACAGGGAAAAATTGATGCACAATacaccctaattttttttttcttaaaaaagacAATTCCTtaacacacatttttttttctttcttttatacCCACAGATGAAACAGATGAAACAGAGGAGGAATTTTATGATGTACTAGGCATATCatcaaaagttattaaaaaattttctactgaaGCACTCACAATGACAGCCAAAttaaaagaaaacttgaaaaaagaaaatccggAAGAATACCTAAAAAAAGCCCTGAATAAGTTGATAAATGAATTTGTTATCAACGATATGAATCCCCGTGATAGAGTTGGTCTGGTTATGGGCAATGAATCGGCAGAAAAACCCATATTTATTTCATATAGGACACCTGACCAATTTTCCAGTGATgtaataatgaatgaattttcacgaattattcagagtaataaaaattttttaacggATGAACCCTTTAAGATCAAAATAACCAAAGTACGAATGCCTGATGGGAACGGGAGAAGACGAAAATTTGACTTAATGAGCTATGAAGAAATTTGCCGGAAAAAAACATCTATAATTACAATTGAAAACCCCCATGACAACTTATGTTTGCCTAGAGCCCTTGTAGTTGGTATAGCTCTGGTTCATAAAGAAGATAACCAGAATGCAAAAAACCATTATGAATTAATAATCCAAAAGAATCGAGACTATCAGTTACTGCAGGCTCAGAAACTATGCAGAGAAGCAGGGGtgaatattgatgaaattgGAGGCGGTATTGAAGCCCTCACCCgttttcagaattatttaaaaGACTACAAGATAACTGTTTTTCATGGTGACGATGTGAATGGCAGAATACTTTATTTCAGAGGAAAGACCACAGCCCAGAAGTATATAAACTTGTACTACTTAAATGAACATTATAATGTGATAACCACTTTGAAAGGGGCTTTTGGGTTTGACTTCTTTTGCTACGCATGTGGTAAAGGCTATCACCATAAGGGTGAACACCCAAATTGTATAAATGCTTGCAGCCAATGCTTGAAAGAGCCGAAATGTAAGTTCAAATCAGTGGACCAAATTAAAACGTGCAAAGATTGCAATCGGAAATTTCTTGATCAAATATGCTATGATAAACATAAGGTTCCAGGCCATTTTGAGAAGAACAAAAGTGTATGTGAaggcttgaaattttgtaagagcTGTGAAAAGTTATATTCTGTTAGAAGGCAAAAAAACCAGCAACACAAATGTGACTCTCATGTCTGTGAAAACTGCGATAAATTGGTGCCTTATGATCACGTATGTTTTATCAAGCCTATgaagaaaatgaacaaaagaaGCGATGATTTATAtgttttctttgattttgaagCAAGGGTA encodes:
- the LOC135834685 gene encoding uncharacterized protein LOC135834685 produces the protein MALEDFFCNPYSLKYGPYFTLILNLILGVTFFVAEIVSLKGNFTFTSVAVLVFVLLRTVSSVMGLVGIEMIRANLLAPILFLEIIYIVVSGVVFILFLFSGKFSLSVILDDFASQHHGAFVILFLMGLGLSIYSFIILVIVHAFGDKMCMIFGRVCNRKSASSTDVPFSAK